The following proteins come from a genomic window of Nicotiana tomentosiformis chromosome 12, ASM39032v3, whole genome shotgun sequence:
- the LOC138902534 gene encoding uncharacterized protein encodes MSVHPSERKSQSSVGRGRGRGRGSSSGSNQNHNYALAGQQDQESSPDVVTGMLTIFSHDAYALIDRGSTLSCITPFIMGKFGIVPEILSDLFAVPTPVGESIIARLVYRGCTVIVCGRQNSANLVELEMLDFDAIMGMDWLAACYATVDCRAKTARFHFPSEPVLEWVGNTATPRDAEIPTLQYIPVVKEYAGELPGVPSEREIDFGIDLLPGTQSISIPPYRMSVALLGHIVSDGGIKVDTQKIEAVKSWPRPTTMTEVRSILRLAGYYWRFI; translated from the exons atgtccgtgcatccttcagagCGCAAGTCTCAGTCCTCggttggtagaggtcgaggtagaggtagaggttccagttcaggtagTAACCAGAATCATAACTATGCTTTAGCTGGTCAACAGGACCAGGaatcttcaccagacgttgtgacaggtatgttgaccattttctctcacgatgcttatgccttgatagatcgaggatctactttatcgtgtattaccccatttatcatggggaagtttggtatagtgcctgaaatactaagtgatcttTTTGCGGTacctacaccggtcggagaatcgattattgctagactggtttaccgaggttgtacggtgatagTTTGTGGTCGTCAGAACTCAGCcaacctagttgagctagagatgttggattttgatgctatcatgggcatggactggttggcagcttgctatgccacagttgattgtcgagcaaagacagccagatttcattttccgagTGAGCCAGttcttgaatgggtaggtaatacagcgacacccagag atgctgagatacctacacttcagtatATTCCAGTAGTAAAAGAGTACGCGGGTGAACTTCCAGGTGTTCCttcagagcgagagattgattttggcattgatttactTCCGGGAACTCAatcaatatccatccctccgtatagaatg tctgtagcattatTGGGACACATTGTGTCTGATGgcggtataaaggtagacactcagaagattgaggctgtgaaatcctggcctagacctaccactatGACAGAGGTTCGTAGCATTCTacgcttagcaggatactattggagGTTTATATag